One window from the genome of Populus alba chromosome 15, ASM523922v2, whole genome shotgun sequence encodes:
- the LOC118028934 gene encoding UPF0481 protein At3g47200-like, which produces MSDSSVNNDASSKHEWLIEIMNADAEETTHDDNQRKGPAFPRVPSTFREIQQNSDCYDPSVVSIGPYHHGNTKLKETEKLKETYAREFVKDSKKLIADIDSEVEAVLRIAKKFYPEDARGNFNDEQLAKMMFLDGCFIVQFLFCLYQQPENLEMSRHDAALVTKDLFLLENQLPFEVLTKLMSFRNPDPKTQMKILTAFCYQVRAFPAGTELKEKITKFFRELPRSLTIGNSQGPAPDQPAAHLLELLHMRFCSGTNVPEHSEKSSFKNDSQMNWYRYYPAEELRNIGIHFKPSKTDLFTDVQFKRRWLITRSLYIPPLRIDNSTKSLLLNLVAYEACHVASNESRVTSYVCFMDSLIDTPRDVQVLRSKGILLNTLGSDEQAAELFNQIASHLKPDPYAYIQVKSSIEKEHRKVLKKWVAMWLRVYFNSPWTFIAFVAATFTIILTAIQTYIALFPLKDR; this is translated from the coding sequence ATGTCCGACAGTAGTGTTAACAATGATGCTTCCTCTAAACATGAGTGGCTGATAGAGATAATGAATGCTGACGCGGAAGAGACCACTCATGATGACAACCAACGGAAAGGGCCAGCTTTCCCAAGGGTTCCATCAACGTTTCGTGAAATTCAACAAAACAGCGATTGTTACGATCCATCGGTGGTCTCCATTGGTCCCTATCACCATGGGAATACAAAACTAAAGGAAACGGAGAAGCTCAAGGAGACATACGCTCGCGAGTTCGTCAAAGATAGTAAAAAACTCATTGCTGACATAGACAGTGAGGTGGAAGCAGTGCTAAGAATTGCAAAAAAATTCTATCCAGAAGACGCAAGAGGAAACTTCAACGACGAGCAATTAGCCAAGATGATGTTTCTTGATGGTTGCTTTATTGTCCAATTCCTCTTCTGCCTCTATCAGCAGCCTGAAAATCTGGAGATGAGTCGACACGATGCTGCTTTGGTAACGAAGGACTTGTTCTTACTCGAGAACCAACTCCCTTTTGAAGTCCTCACCAAATTGATGAGTTTCAGAAACCCGGATCCCAAAACTCAGATGAAAATTCTTACAGCTTTTTGCTATCAAGTTCGTGCCTTTCCTGCTGGAACAGAGCTCAaggaaaagataacaaaattttTTCGTGAATTGCCAAGATCATTAACGATAGGAAATTCCCAAGGTCCCGCACCTGATCAGCCTGCAGCCCATCTTCTTGAACTTTTACATATGCGATTTTGCTCTGGAACGAATGTACCAGAACACTCTGAGAAGAGTTCGTTCAAGAACGATTCTCAAATGAACTGGTACCGTTATTATCCCGCTGAGGAGCTTAGGAATATTGGCATCCATTTCAAGCCAAGCAAGACTGATCTTTTCACCGATGTCCAGTTCAAACGGAGATGGTTGATCACTCGAAGTCTCTATATTCCTCCATTAAGAATAGATAACTCTACCAAGTCCTTGCTTTTAAACTTGGTGGCCTATGAAGCATGCCATGTTGCATCCAATGAATCTCGGGTCACTTCTTACGTATGCTTCATGGATTCATTGATTGATACCCCTAGAGACGTGCAGGTGCTGCGATCGAAGGGCATACTCCTCAACACTCTAGGAAGTGATGAACAAGCCGCAGAACTCTTCAACCAGATAGCCAGCCATTTGAAACCCGATCCTTATGCTTACATTCAGGTTAAGTCCAGCATTGAAAAGGAGCACAGGAAAGTCCTAAAGAAATGGGTAGCCATGTGGCTGCGAGTTTATTTTAATAGTCCATGGACCTTTATTGCATTTGTTGCTGCCACTTTTACCATCATACTAACTGCCATTCAGACCTATATAGCATTATTCCCTCTCAAGGATCGGTGA
- the LOC118028933 gene encoding UPF0481 protein At3g47200 → MNADAGKTTHDDNQRKGPAFPRVPSTFRQIQQNSDCYDPSVVSIGPYHHGNTKLKEMEKLKETYAREFVKDSKKLIADIDSEVEAVLRIAKKLYPEDARGNFNDEQLAKMMFLDGCFILQFMHCLNGENEDLKMSEQQIFLVKRDLLLLENQLPFEVLISLGKKSSKYQYLKAFLSERSVSLDWSPPPPREEKSGTRDDEADDEPQPAHPPPTRKEKSGKRDDERQPAHLLELLYYKSMYHYSKSNHKKAAKGSRGHCLYYSAKSLKKVGILFGARWTGAVTDVKFKSSIFWGTLKVPPIIIDESAKSLLLNLVAYETSAALDQLWVSSYICFMDSLIDDAKDVKELRSNGIIINYLGADQKVANLFNDMGRSIHDTAAYNDIKMEINKQCESTVKRWVYEWKRTYFSNPWTIITVLAASFGLALTATQTYYTRYPPK, encoded by the exons ATGAATGCTGACGCGGGAAAGACCACTCATGATGACAACCAACGGAAAGGGCCAGCTTTCCCAAGGGTTCCATCAACGTTTCgtcaaattcaacaaaacagCGATTGTTACGATCCATCGGTGGTCTCCATTGGTCCCTATCACCATGGGAATACAAAACTAAAGGAAATGGAGAAGCTCAAGGAGACATACGCTCGCGAGTTCGTCAAAGATAGTAAAAAACTCATTGCTGACATAGACAGTGAGGTGGAAGCAGTGCTAagaattgcaaaaaaattatatccagAAGACGCAAGAGGAAACTTCAACGACGAGCAATTAGCCAAGATGATGTTTCTTGATGGCTGCTTCATTCTCCAATTCATGCACTGTCTGAatggtgaaaatgaagatttgaaGATGTCAGAACAACAAATTTTTCTCGTGAAACGAGACTTGTTATTATTGGAGAACCAACTTCCTTTTGAAGTCTTGATTTCATTGGGGAAAAAGAG CTCgaaatatcaatatttaaaagcCTTCCTAAGCGAACGGAGTGTGTCTTTGGATtggtcaccaccaccacctagAGAGGAGAAGTCAGGGACAAgagatgatgaggctgatgatgaGCCTCAGCCTGCCCATCCACCACCAACTAGAAAGGAGAAGTCAGGGAAAAGAGATGATGAGCGTCAGCCTGCCCATCTTCTCGAACTTTTATATTACAAATCCATGTATCACTATTCCAAAAGCAACCATAAAAAGGCAGCGAAAGGAAGTCGGGGTCATTGCTTGTATTATTCTGCCAAGAGTCTTAAAAAGGTGGGAATCCTTTTTGGGGCGAGATGGACTGGTGCTGTCACCGATGTCAAATTCAAGTCATCAATTTTCTGGGGAACACTGAAAGTTCCTCCAATTATCATAGATGAGTCAGCCAAGTCCCTGCTCTTAAACTTGGTGGCCTATGAAACATCTGCTGCTCTTGATCAACTTTGGGTCAGTTCATACATATGCTTCATGGATTCTTTGATTGACGATGCTAAAGATGTGAAGGAGCTGCGGTCTAATGGcataattatcaattatctCGGAGCCGATCAGAAAGTCGCAAATCTCTTCAATGATATGGGAAGATCCATACACGATACTGCTGCTTATAATGATATCAAAATGGAAATTAATAAGCAGTGTGAGAGCACAGTGAAAAGATGGGTGTATGAGTGGAAGAGAACTTATTTTAGTAATCCCTGGACCATTATTACAGTTCTTGCTGCATCTTTCGGATTGGCACTTACTGCCACTCAGACCTATTATACAAGATACCCACCCAAGTAA